One window of Spirochaetota bacterium genomic DNA carries:
- the rpmF gene encoding 50S ribosomal protein L32: MGVPKHKKSHRRVRNRRTRVFYHTLPFPDNVLVKCPECGSLKLPHRVCTACGKYKGLVYIDYQRRLERKRRKQQEMAKTKV, encoded by the coding sequence ATGGGTGTTCCAAAGCATAAAAAATCACATAGGAGAGTAAGGAATAGAAGGACTAGAGTATTTTATCATACACTTCCATTTCCAGATAATGTTCTTGTTAAGTGTCCCGAATGTGGTTCTTTAAAACTTCCTCACAGGGTTTGTACTGCTTGTGGTAAGTATAAAGGGTTAGTATACATTGACTATCAGAGAAGGCTTGAGAGGAAAAGACGAAAACAGCAAGAAATGGCTAAGACAAAAGTTTAG
- a CDS encoding DUF6175 family protein: MIFRFITITFALIVLLLGGCAEPRQTTSETKTQDYVSSSSKEASIKSYEVEGEGDEYFEARRNAIIDGIRKASIELIGDKKFKDNFTEIDKLILQDRKIVNETSEFSSTAILDRSGKKVVKGITKVKVDLLKSHLDKVIKEKPSQNIPPESITKKEQLSTSEPSTKKVEQNIVEFNPKSDSVIYDISFLVFVPNDKIEEIEDNDFHKVFIEIVNSKLSEYGLNYVEFKRSMELSKKFQYIYEEKSGQTMSLAQMLAQELKADVYIEVDAEARDNLATSTFSDTTILGSIKAYDASTGKGLGSSTFSRNKKSQKGAFENRIDILTEVVEQEIPKVLKTVEDYFQRGIRINVVIIGFKNVSEEREFSNILDRLPGIGNKKRKSISGNTSEYEITYKGGSSDFVDDLINAVATDPKYSKIKIDQSVNKVIITLK, translated from the coding sequence ATGATATTTAGGTTCATTACGATTACTTTTGCTTTAATTGTACTACTATTAGGTGGATGTGCAGAACCTAGACAGACAACAAGTGAAACAAAAACGCAAGACTATGTTTCATCCTCGTCTAAAGAAGCAAGTATAAAATCTTACGAAGTTGAAGGTGAAGGGGATGAATATTTTGAAGCACGCAGGAATGCTATTATTGATGGTATAAGAAAGGCATCTATTGAATTGATAGGAGATAAGAAATTCAAAGATAACTTTACAGAGATAGACAAGCTAATACTACAAGATAGAAAGATTGTTAATGAAACATCTGAGTTTTCAAGTACTGCGATACTTGACAGATCTGGCAAGAAAGTTGTAAAAGGAATAACCAAAGTTAAAGTTGATTTACTTAAAAGTCATCTAGACAAAGTAATTAAGGAGAAGCCTAGTCAGAACATACCACCTGAAAGCATAACGAAGAAAGAGCAGTTATCTACTAGCGAGCCAAGCACAAAGAAGGTTGAGCAAAACATCGTTGAATTCAATCCAAAAAGTGATTCAGTTATATATGACATTTCCTTCTTAGTTTTTGTCCCAAACGATAAGATTGAAGAGATTGAAGATAATGATTTTCATAAAGTATTCATAGAGATTGTGAATTCCAAACTATCCGAGTATGGTCTAAATTACGTTGAGTTTAAGAGGTCTATGGAACTTTCCAAAAAGTTCCAATACATATATGAGGAGAAGTCAGGTCAAACAATGTCTCTAGCACAGATGTTAGCCCAAGAACTTAAAGCTGATGTATATATTGAGGTTGATGCAGAAGCAAGAGACAACCTTGCAACATCAACATTTTCAGATACAACGATACTAGGTAGTATAAAGGCATACGACGCTTCAACTGGCAAAGGGTTAGGTTCCTCTACCTTCTCAAGAAACAAGAAGTCTCAAAAAGGTGCTTTTGAAAATAGGATTGACATTTTAACCGAAGTAGTTGAACAGGAAATACCCAAGGTTCTGAAGACAGTAGAAGACTACTTCCAGAGAGGAATAAGAATAAATGTTGTGATAATAGGTTTTAAAAATGTTTCAGAGGAAAGAGAGTTTTCAAATATATTGGATAGGCTACCAGGAATAGGCAACAAGAAGAGAAAAAGCATCTCTGGTAATACCTCGGAGTACGAAATAACTTACAAAGGTGGTTCCTCAGATTTCGTTGATGACTTGATAAATGCTGTTGCTACTGACCCCAAATACTCAAAAATCAAGATTGATCAAAGTGTGAACAAAGTAATAATAACTCTTAAATAG
- the folD gene encoding bifunctional methylenetetrahydrofolate dehydrogenase/methenyltetrahydrofolate cyclohydrolase FolD translates to MNIIDGKLVSSFYKNDLRSRISSSGLKITLAVILVGDNPASKIYVSMKTKECNEVGIYTKDFFLPSDTTEDVVIKIIRELNRDDEIDGILVQLPLPKHIDEYKVLSSISPLKDVDGFHPENVGKLLIGKPFVEPCTPKGIIRLMDYYNIPIEGKRAVVIGRSNIVGKPVSVMLMHRNATVTVCHSKTVGLEEISKQADILIVAVGKPRFVNSSMVREGSVVIDVGINKIEIDGRSSIVGDVDFDNVKDLCSYITPVPGGVGPMTRAMLLENTYNLAVYRRTCGCSV, encoded by the coding sequence ATGAACATAATTGATGGTAAGTTAGTATCTTCCTTCTACAAAAATGACTTAAGGTCTAGGATCTCATCAAGTGGTTTAAAAATAACACTTGCGGTAATCCTCGTAGGTGATAACCCTGCTTCTAAGATATATGTTTCAATGAAAACAAAGGAGTGTAACGAGGTAGGAATATACACTAAAGATTTCTTCCTTCCTAGTGATACTACTGAGGATGTTGTTATTAAAATCATAAGAGAATTGAATAGGGATGATGAAATAGATGGTATTCTAGTTCAATTACCTCTACCAAAGCACATAGATGAGTATAAGGTTTTATCTTCAATATCTCCACTAAAGGATGTAGATGGTTTTCATCCAGAGAATGTTGGTAAATTGTTGATAGGAAAACCATTTGTGGAGCCTTGCACTCCGAAGGGTATAATAAGGTTGATGGATTATTACAATATACCTATTGAAGGTAAGAGAGCTGTTGTTATTGGCAGGAGTAATATTGTTGGAAAGCCTGTTTCGGTTATGCTGATGCATAGAAATGCTACAGTTACGGTGTGTCATTCTAAAACGGTAGGTTTGGAGGAAATTTCTAAACAAGCAGATATATTAATAGTTGCTGTTGGCAAACCTAGGTTTGTAAATAGTTCAATGGTAAGAGAGGGTAGTGTGGTAATAGATGTTGGTATAAATAAAATTGAGATAGACGGTAGAAGTAGTATTGTTGGTGATGTTGACTTTGACAATGTTAAGGACTTGTGTTCCTATATAACACCTGTGCCAGGTGGTGTAGGACCTATGACAAGAGCAATGCTTCTTGAGAATACCTACAATTTAGCAGTTTATAGAAGAACTTGTGGTTGTAGTGTTTAG
- a CDS encoding metallophosphoesterase, with protein MVKTLLTLLVFLIVLSSRLEGVRILHLTDLHIDYLKLFSRNYLKNIQTIRSNILLLKPDIVVLTGDIVEFGEGIFSCENYRILTNIFYYSNGMFYFDRDYKIPIYMVAGNHEYETLFKTTSTEIPNYIRFVGKRFLNYYIDISNVRLIFIDTGYDYYFSFFAYNGILPEPEASGLTASQINFLKSALETSTNRFNIILTHHPFLNKDDEGIFLFNRDEFYNLTKSNKVSLILSGHTHENRVFDSKMNLVRSFPITNINDIYHVQTGSIGKDGYFRMIEVFEWGIVINKHSNISELLNSSSIQ; from the coding sequence ATGGTTAAGACTCTCCTGACACTTCTAGTGTTTTTGATAGTTCTATCTTCCAGACTAGAAGGTGTCAGGATATTACATCTAACGGACCTCCACATTGACTACCTTAAATTGTTTTCTAGAAACTATTTAAAGAACATCCAAACTATAAGAAGCAACATCCTCTTACTTAAACCGGATATTGTTGTTCTAACTGGCGATATAGTTGAGTTTGGAGAGGGAATATTCTCTTGCGAAAACTACCGCATACTTACAAACATTTTCTATTACTCAAACGGAATGTTTTACTTTGATAGAGACTATAAAATACCAATCTACATGGTTGCCGGAAACCACGAGTATGAAACATTATTCAAGACTACCTCAACAGAAATACCAAACTACATTAGGTTTGTTGGCAAAAGATTTTTAAACTACTACATTGATATAAGCAATGTTAGACTGATATTCATAGATACTGGTTATGACTACTATTTCTCCTTCTTTGCTTACAACGGTATTCTGCCTGAACCAGAAGCATCAGGTCTTACGGCTAGTCAGATAAATTTTTTAAAGAGTGCATTGGAAACCTCAACAAATAGGTTTAACATTATTCTCACACATCATCCATTCCTAAACAAAGATGATGAAGGGATATTTCTATTCAATAGGGATGAGTTCTATAATCTGACTAAATCAAACAAGGTTAGTCTCATACTTTCAGGGCACACTCACGAAAATAGAGTTTTTGATAGCAAAATGAACTTGGTTCGTAGTTTTCCTATTACAAACATTAACGATATCTATCACGTTCAGACTGGTTCAATAGGCAAGGATGGATACTTCAGAATGATTGAAGTTTTTGAATGGGGTATAGTAATAAACAAACACTCAAATATTTCGGAACTACTTAATTCTAGTAGCATTCAATAA
- a CDS encoding DOMON domain-containing protein, with protein sequence MRVLVLLIMLTSSIFAFGQAKNVKVDGVIQDKEYSSTYAVDKDFKFYISYDDKNAYVGMEANAKGWVSVGFGSPMMDKSIMFIGYFNKDKNKFEVEQTIGVKHNHVKAEKNEVINSAGKREGNKTVVEFVIPRKIGNVELKGEVDVIWAYAASDSLKAYHSKRGATKVKF encoded by the coding sequence ATGAGAGTGCTAGTATTACTGATAATGCTAACTAGTTCAATATTCGCTTTTGGGCAAGCAAAGAACGTGAAAGTTGACGGTGTAATACAGGATAAGGAGTATTCCTCAACATACGCAGTTGATAAGGACTTTAAGTTTTACATTTCATATGATGACAAAAATGCTTATGTGGGTATGGAAGCAAACGCTAAAGGATGGGTATCTGTTGGCTTTGGCTCACCAATGATGGATAAATCAATTATGTTTATAGGATACTTCAACAAGGATAAGAATAAGTTTGAAGTAGAACAAACGATAGGTGTTAAACACAATCATGTCAAAGCGGAGAAGAATGAAGTAATTAACTCTGCTGGTAAGAGAGAGGGAAACAAAACGGTAGTTGAATTTGTCATACCAAGGAAGATAGGTAATGTAGAGTTAAAAGGAGAAGTTGATGTAATCTGGGCTTATGCAGCAAGCGATTCTTTAAAAGCATATCACTCCAAAAGAGGTGCTACAAAGGTTAAGTTTTAA
- a CDS encoding ATP-binding protein has protein sequence MIEVPYQFSIAGKKNNYTLLVKINGDTLEIRQLIVSSDDHEVFKVDGMHYVEFRSDINRLREYAMFIVKDAPEYYKEANLLEQQVSELIKNAIRHGNKNDVNKKVKVWYSFDSKVKIVVQDEGEGFKDIDDWNKFNLARTIAIYKQDFENIMNFISWRGRNENEMDGGNALFAAIEYWNGGIYYNEKGNKVCAIKYFPDNPEYEKYK, from the coding sequence ATGATAGAAGTTCCTTATCAGTTTTCAATAGCAGGAAAGAAAAACAATTACACCTTGTTGGTTAAGATAAATGGTGATACACTTGAGATAAGACAGTTGATAGTATCTTCAGATGACCACGAGGTGTTCAAGGTTGATGGTATGCACTATGTTGAGTTTAGAAGTGATATTAATAGGCTTAGGGAATATGCTATGTTTATAGTTAAGGATGCTCCCGAATATTACAAGGAAGCAAATCTTCTAGAACAGCAGGTTAGTGAGTTAATAAAGAACGCTATAAGGCATGGTAATAAGAATGACGTTAACAAGAAAGTCAAAGTATGGTATTCGTTTGATAGTAAAGTTAAAATAGTCGTTCAAGATGAAGGTGAAGGGTTTAAGGATATAGATGATTGGAATAAGTTTAATCTTGCCAGAACTATCGCTATATATAAGCAGGATTTTGAGAATATAATGAACTTTATATCCTGGAGAGGTAGAAATGAGAATGAGATGGATGGAGGTAATGCTCTGTTTGCAGCAATAGAATATTGGAATGGAGGAATATATTACAACGAGAAGGGTAATAAAGTATGTGCTATAAAATACTTCCCGGATAACCCTGAATACGAAAAATATAAATAA